Proteins encoded in a region of the Saccharothrix ecbatanensis genome:
- a CDS encoding methyltransferase domain-containing protein, which produces MLTRPDPITYLDHAAEAGRAYKQRLLDSLDLRPDHTALDVGCGPGTDLPAMAERAGAVIGVDLDQTMVEEARRRTAGLPVEVRLGDAHALPLDDRSVDRARVDRVLHQVADPAGVLAELRRVLRPGGRAALAQPDWETLAVDPGSTATNLAFNRFICDRIMTNPVVGRQLARLAAAAGLTVVTIDTEALLLRDFATADELLGLTRNTHRAVETGRITRPAADAWLADLTAGPFLATFTLFRVVVSAA; this is translated from the coding sequence ATGCTGACGCGACCGGACCCCATCACCTACCTGGACCACGCGGCGGAAGCGGGCCGCGCCTACAAGCAGCGGCTGCTCGACTCCCTGGACCTCCGGCCCGACCACACCGCCCTGGACGTCGGTTGCGGTCCCGGCACGGACCTGCCCGCCATGGCCGAACGCGCAGGCGCAGTCATCGGCGTGGACCTGGACCAGACCATGGTGGAGGAAGCGAGAAGGCGCACCGCCGGGCTGCCCGTGGAGGTGCGGCTGGGCGACGCCCACGCGCTCCCCCTCGACGACCGCAGCGTCGACCGTGCGCGCGTGGACCGGGTCCTGCACCAGGTGGCCGACCCGGCCGGCGTCCTGGCCGAGCTCCGCCGCGTCCTGCGTCCCGGCGGCCGTGCGGCGCTGGCTCAACCGGACTGGGAAACCCTCGCCGTGGACCCCGGCTCGACCGCCACGAACCTCGCGTTCAACCGGTTCATCTGCGACCGGATCATGACCAACCCCGTCGTCGGCCGCCAACTGGCCCGACTCGCCGCGGCAGCCGGCCTGACCGTCGTGACGATCGACACCGAAGCCCTGTTGCTGCGGGATTTCGCCACCGCCGACGAACTCCTCGGCCTCACCCGCAACACCCACCGCGCCGTCGAGACGGGCCGCATCACCCGCCCCGCCGCCGACGCCTGGCTGGCCGACCTCACGGCCGGTCCGTTCCTGGCCACGTTCACCCTGTTCAGGGTGGTGGTCAGCGCGGCGTGA
- a CDS encoding alpha/beta hydrolase, with protein MVSRRTVLGALGAGVAATVGITAAWHSDAPFGEAMRHAVGVAGPVPAVKRAVVQVERVRSEFRGRDVDLLTMVPPGVSTKGLPMSILLHGRYGNARLAAVGGMPEVLVAAVGRGQIPPFGFVAVDGDNHYWHENMPGDDPMAMLLEEVPRWLAERGYGAPFACTGVSMGGFGALLYARRRHERRDPAQAIAAISPALLTDWAEMSKRNAFRSPEQWASLDPLKNLDKQGTAPTGVWVGDKDQFIAGTRKFIAGTKLAVGSITPGGHDDVFYRKIVPDVIRFLGKRVPR; from the coding sequence ATGGTCAGCAGGCGGACGGTGCTCGGCGCACTGGGGGCGGGTGTCGCGGCCACCGTGGGGATCACAGCGGCGTGGCACAGCGACGCGCCGTTCGGTGAGGCGATGCGGCACGCTGTGGGTGTGGCCGGACCGGTGCCCGCCGTGAAGCGGGCCGTCGTGCAGGTCGAACGGGTGCGCTCCGAGTTCCGGGGCCGTGACGTCGACCTGCTCACCATGGTGCCGCCGGGGGTGTCGACCAAGGGCCTGCCCATGTCGATCCTCCTGCACGGCCGCTACGGCAACGCCCGCCTGGCCGCCGTCGGCGGGATGCCCGAGGTGCTGGTGGCGGCCGTCGGTCGAGGCCAGATCCCGCCGTTCGGGTTCGTCGCGGTGGACGGCGACAACCACTACTGGCACGAGAACATGCCCGGTGACGACCCGATGGCGATGCTGCTGGAGGAGGTCCCCCGGTGGCTGGCCGAACGCGGCTACGGCGCGCCGTTCGCCTGCACGGGGGTGTCGATGGGCGGCTTCGGCGCACTGCTCTACGCACGCCGGCGGCACGAGCGACGTGACCCGGCCCAGGCCATCGCCGCCATCTCGCCCGCGCTGCTCACCGACTGGGCCGAGATGTCGAAGCGGAACGCGTTCAGGAGCCCGGAACAGTGGGCCTCGCTCGACCCGCTGAAGAACCTGGACAAGCAGGGCACCGCCCCGACCGGCGTGTGGGTCGGCGACAAGGACCAGTTCATCGCGGGAACGCGGAAGTTCATCGCGGGCACCAAACTCGCCGTCGGCTCGATCACCCCCGGCGGCCACGACGACGTCTTCTACCGCAAGATCGTCCCCGACGTCATCCGCTTCCTGGGCAAACGCGTCCCCCGCTGA
- a CDS encoding FdhF/YdeP family oxidoreductase: MDRKPPRHDIDESRLDVSEPKQWAVGIPGVAVSIKRGVEQMGLTRTAATFRLLNQREGFDCPGCAWPEPQGHRKIAEFCENGAKAVAEEATRRRVGPEFFAEHPIADLTGKTDYWLGQQGRITEPMVLREGATHYEPIEWHDAFSLIASHLNGLASPDEAVFYTSGRTSNEAAFLYQLLVRSFGTNNLPDCSNMCHESSGAALSETTGIGKGSVSIDDFNRADLIVVVGQNPGTNHPRMLTSLEEAKGHGAKIVAVNPLPEAGLMRFKNPQNLRGVFGAGTELADEFLQIRLGGDQALFQAVGNLLLSWDAVDKEFVEGFTVGFAEYADHVRGLDWDSVDVATGLPRAQVELLARMLAESQRTIFCWAMGLTQHKHSVPTIREIANVALLRGMIGKPGAGLCPVRGHSNVQGDRTMGIWEKMPEKFLAALESEFAIPVPRKHGFDTVASIRAMRDGEAKVFFAVGGNFVAASPDTRVTEAAMRKLDLTVQVSTKLNRSHVVHGRTALILPTLGRTDSDLQHTGEQFVTVEDSMSVVHRSRGRLTPASDRLLSEVSIVCRLARAVLGPDHPVPWEEFEKDYDLIRDRIARVVPGCHDYNERVRRPDGFVLPHAPRDAREFTGTRSGKAHFSANDLTVLRVPPGRLLLQTMRSHDQYNTTIYGLDDRYRGVKDGRRVVFVSPEDLDVLDLLDGQHVDLVSEWPDDPTGVTERRAERFRVVSYPTARGCAAAYFPEANSLVPLDSTATVSGTPTSKSIVVRLEKIET, from the coding sequence ATGGACCGCAAGCCTCCCCGGCACGACATCGACGAGTCCCGGCTCGACGTCAGCGAACCCAAGCAGTGGGCGGTGGGCATCCCCGGCGTCGCGGTGTCGATCAAGCGCGGGGTCGAGCAGATGGGCCTGACCCGCACCGCGGCCACGTTCCGGCTGCTCAACCAGCGCGAGGGCTTCGACTGCCCGGGCTGCGCGTGGCCGGAGCCGCAGGGGCACCGCAAGATCGCCGAGTTCTGCGAGAACGGCGCGAAGGCGGTGGCCGAGGAAGCGACCCGGCGGCGGGTCGGGCCGGAGTTCTTCGCCGAGCACCCCATCGCGGACCTCACCGGGAAGACCGACTACTGGCTGGGCCAGCAGGGCCGGATCACCGAGCCGATGGTGCTGCGCGAGGGGGCCACGCACTACGAGCCGATCGAGTGGCACGACGCGTTCTCGTTGATCGCCTCGCACCTGAACGGCCTGGCGAGCCCGGACGAGGCCGTGTTCTACACGTCGGGCCGCACGAGCAACGAAGCCGCGTTCCTGTACCAGCTGCTGGTGCGGTCGTTCGGCACGAACAACCTGCCGGACTGCTCGAACATGTGCCACGAGTCGTCCGGTGCGGCGCTGTCGGAGACCACCGGCATCGGCAAGGGCTCCGTCAGCATCGACGACTTCAACCGGGCCGACCTGATCGTGGTCGTGGGGCAGAACCCCGGCACGAACCACCCCCGGATGCTGACGTCGTTGGAGGAGGCGAAGGGCCACGGGGCGAAGATCGTGGCGGTGAACCCGCTGCCGGAGGCAGGGCTGATGCGGTTCAAGAACCCGCAGAACCTGCGCGGGGTCTTCGGCGCGGGCACCGAGCTGGCCGACGAGTTCCTCCAGATCCGGCTCGGCGGCGACCAGGCGTTGTTCCAGGCGGTGGGCAACCTGCTGCTGTCGTGGGACGCGGTGGACAAGGAGTTCGTGGAGGGCTTCACGGTCGGTTTCGCCGAGTACGCCGACCACGTGCGCGGGCTCGACTGGGACTCGGTCGACGTGGCCACCGGTCTGCCGCGCGCGCAGGTCGAGCTGCTGGCCCGGATGCTGGCCGAGTCGCAGCGCACGATCTTCTGCTGGGCCATGGGGTTGACCCAGCACAAGCACTCCGTGCCGACGATCCGTGAAATCGCGAACGTGGCCCTGCTGCGGGGCATGATCGGCAAGCCCGGCGCCGGCCTGTGCCCGGTGCGCGGCCACTCGAACGTGCAAGGCGACCGGACCATGGGCATCTGGGAGAAGATGCCGGAGAAGTTCCTCGCCGCGCTGGAGTCCGAGTTCGCCATCCCGGTTCCGCGCAAGCACGGGTTCGACACGGTGGCGTCGATCCGGGCCATGCGCGACGGCGAGGCGAAGGTCTTCTTCGCGGTGGGCGGCAACTTCGTCGCGGCCTCCCCGGACACCCGCGTCACCGAGGCGGCCATGCGGAAGCTCGACCTGACCGTGCAGGTGTCGACCAAGCTGAACCGGTCGCACGTCGTGCACGGGCGCACGGCGTTGATCCTGCCGACGTTGGGGCGCACCGACAGCGACCTCCAGCACACCGGCGAGCAGTTCGTCACGGTCGAGGACTCGATGTCGGTGGTGCACCGGTCCCGAGGACGGCTGACGCCCGCGAGCGACCGGCTGCTGTCCGAGGTGTCGATCGTGTGCCGGCTGGCGCGGGCGGTGCTCGGGCCGGACCACCCGGTGCCGTGGGAGGAGTTCGAGAAGGACTACGACCTGATCCGGGACCGGATCGCGCGGGTCGTGCCGGGCTGCCACGACTACAACGAGCGGGTGCGCCGACCGGACGGTTTCGTGCTGCCGCACGCGCCGCGCGACGCCCGTGAGTTCACCGGGACGCGGTCCGGCAAGGCGCACTTCTCGGCGAACGACCTGACCGTGCTGCGGGTGCCGCCGGGTCGGCTGCTGTTGCAGACCATGCGCAGCCACGACCAGTACAACACCACGATCTACGGGCTGGACGACCGCTACCGGGGTGTGAAGGACGGCCGGCGGGTGGTGTTCGTCAGCCCGGAGGACCTGGACGTGCTCGACCTGCTCGACGGGCAGCACGTGGACCTGGTCAGCGAGTGGCCGGACGACCCGACGGGCGTCACCGAACGGCGTGCCGAGCGGTTCCGGGTGGTGTCCTACCCGACAGCACGGGGTTGCGCGGCGGCGTACTTCCCCGAGGCGAACTCCTTGGTGCCGTTGGACTCCACGGCCACCGTGTCGGGCACGCCGACGTCCAAGTCGATCGTGGTGCGGTTGGAGAAGATCGAGACCTGA
- a CDS encoding 5'-methylthioadenosine/S-adenosylhomocysteine nucleosidase family protein, with amino-acid sequence MRPRRLNVVFRSRAPLALQLRLAHLDGRLIWRSADTFVLVRPPIPAKARMGAKARVIHALDRLWDALVLAVPAFLCLLLALVLAFVFDLRVPALFASLAALLWAAVLMMLGGVVHTLSFGLAFLLNRGTAARQAGESFRGDNWSIALCHVADPRDVEGLLEEAVRLVDRLSARYEYGADKVLVFAPEAASTPQTLDALRKCARVRSFGAGDDSVLLVREPGRIPTAPSFAFNGVPLLLLASAVLLLSIAQGVVGWELEACATVCTGGPTSYGAALFWLFRYYVVVGIPGAAPATFRSTSIALMLPFLGAVVLVNVVTVARETMRKARERQDALLAEVSKDTTTSTVLVLVANATERDAVVRAVGRGEVTRLRTHHHTVFDLGVVSRARLLLAQTEQGVDAQGAATLTTDTLIRELTPDFVLLVGICYGLREREQHLGGLVISSRMRALNWRKELPDRTVVRGELVTAGVRVLDRCRAATMDWAGPEPDFGLLLSMSVLVNSAEFRASLLELEPDAVGGETEAAGVHGACAKHKVDWIAIKGISDWGMDKSDGHQAVAARNAADFLLHLLRTGGLDPVD; translated from the coding sequence GTGCGCCCCAGGCGGCTCAACGTCGTGTTCCGCTCCCGCGCGCCACTGGCGTTGCAGTTGCGGCTGGCCCACTTGGACGGCCGGCTGATCTGGCGCTCCGCGGACACCTTTGTGCTCGTGCGACCGCCGATCCCGGCGAAGGCGAGGATGGGCGCCAAGGCCCGTGTCATCCATGCGCTCGACCGCTTGTGGGACGCGTTGGTGCTGGCCGTTCCCGCCTTCCTCTGCCTGCTCCTCGCTCTGGTGCTGGCGTTCGTGTTCGACCTGCGGGTTCCTGCGCTGTTCGCGTCATTGGCGGCGCTGCTGTGGGCCGCGGTGTTGATGATGCTGGGCGGGGTGGTGCACACGCTGTCGTTCGGCCTGGCGTTTCTCCTCAACCGGGGGACGGCGGCGAGGCAGGCCGGTGAGTCGTTCCGCGGCGACAACTGGTCCATCGCGCTGTGCCACGTCGCAGACCCACGCGATGTCGAGGGCCTGCTGGAGGAGGCGGTGCGGCTGGTCGATCGGTTGAGCGCCCGGTACGAGTACGGCGCGGACAAGGTGCTGGTGTTCGCACCGGAGGCGGCCTCGACGCCGCAGACGTTGGACGCGCTCCGCAAGTGCGCGCGGGTCCGGTCGTTCGGAGCAGGGGATGACAGCGTCCTGCTCGTTCGAGAACCGGGTCGCATTCCTACGGCGCCGTCCTTTGCGTTCAACGGTGTGCCCCTGCTGCTTTTGGCGTCCGCAGTGCTGCTGCTGTCCATCGCCCAAGGGGTGGTTGGCTGGGAGCTGGAGGCATGCGCCACGGTCTGCACGGGTGGCCCGACGTCGTACGGCGCCGCGTTGTTCTGGCTGTTCAGGTACTACGTCGTGGTCGGGATCCCGGGTGCCGCCCCGGCGACGTTCCGGTCGACCAGCATCGCGTTGATGCTGCCGTTCCTGGGTGCGGTGGTGCTGGTGAACGTGGTGACGGTGGCGCGGGAGACGATGCGGAAAGCACGGGAGAGGCAGGACGCGTTGCTGGCCGAGGTCTCGAAGGACACGACCACGTCGACCGTTCTCGTACTCGTGGCGAACGCCACTGAACGGGACGCGGTCGTGCGGGCGGTGGGACGTGGCGAGGTGACGAGGTTGCGCACGCATCACCACACGGTGTTCGACCTCGGGGTGGTCAGCCGTGCCCGGCTGCTCCTCGCGCAGACCGAGCAGGGGGTCGATGCCCAGGGAGCGGCGACGTTGACCACGGACACGTTGATCCGTGAGCTGACGCCGGACTTCGTCCTGCTCGTCGGCATCTGCTACGGGTTGCGCGAGCGCGAGCAGCACTTGGGCGGGCTCGTCATCAGCTCCAGGATGCGCGCGTTGAACTGGCGCAAGGAACTGCCGGACCGGACCGTCGTGCGCGGTGAGCTGGTGACCGCCGGGGTGCGCGTGCTCGACCGGTGCCGTGCGGCGACGATGGACTGGGCGGGCCCCGAGCCGGACTTCGGCCTGCTGCTGTCGATGAGCGTCCTGGTCAACTCGGCCGAGTTCCGGGCGAGCCTGCTGGAACTCGAACCGGACGCCGTCGGCGGGGAGACGGAGGCGGCCGGGGTGCACGGCGCGTGCGCCAAGCACAAGGTGGACTGGATCGCGATCAAGGGCATCTCCGACTGGGGCATGGACAAGAGCGACGGCCACCAGGCCGTTGCCGCCCGGAACGCGGCCGACTTCCTCCTGCACCTCCTCCGCACGGGTGGACTCGATCCCGTCGACTGA
- a CDS encoding CaiB/BaiF CoA transferase family protein produces MRPLDGVLVVSLEQAVAVPYATRLLADLGARVIKIERRDGGDFARHYDSACGSVSSYFAWTNVGKESLTLDLKHPAGREVLDELVVAADVVLCNLSPDAARRLGVDASSLRAVKPDLVVGELSGYGDEGPYASRKAFDALVQSEAGLVELTGDGDVTARAGISVADIAAGVQLQSAVLAALLHRARTGEGATLRLSLFEAMTEWMHQPMLYAAGTGQAAPRTGAHHPSIAPYGPFPCADGAVHLAVQNDPQWRRLCALLDRPDLADDPRFGTVSSRVAHRAALHAELDFAAWTAVDLIDALDRADVPAARTRSVADLPDHPQLTARDRLAHVPVPDGGITVLRPPVDSTAWEWTPGSVPALGEHTDHVLRGLGYSAERIAELRAQSAI; encoded by the coding sequence GTGAGACCGCTGGACGGCGTGCTCGTCGTCAGCCTCGAACAGGCCGTCGCCGTCCCGTACGCCACCCGGCTGCTGGCCGACCTCGGCGCCCGCGTGATCAAGATCGAACGGCGGGACGGCGGCGACTTCGCCCGCCACTACGACAGCGCCTGCGGCTCGGTGTCCTCGTACTTCGCCTGGACGAACGTCGGCAAGGAGTCGCTGACGCTCGACCTGAAGCACCCGGCGGGCCGGGAGGTGCTGGACGAGCTCGTCGTCGCCGCCGACGTGGTCCTGTGCAACCTGTCACCCGACGCCGCGCGTCGACTGGGTGTGGACGCATCCTCACTCCGTGCGGTGAAACCCGATCTGGTGGTCGGCGAACTGTCCGGCTACGGCGACGAAGGCCCGTACGCGTCCCGCAAGGCGTTCGACGCGCTCGTGCAGTCGGAGGCAGGGCTGGTCGAGCTGACCGGCGATGGTGACGTCACCGCACGCGCGGGCATCTCGGTCGCCGACATCGCGGCGGGCGTGCAGCTCCAGTCCGCCGTGCTCGCCGCCCTCCTGCACCGCGCCCGCACCGGCGAGGGGGCCACCCTGCGGCTGTCGCTGTTCGAGGCGATGACCGAGTGGATGCACCAGCCGATGCTGTACGCGGCGGGCACCGGGCAGGCCGCGCCACGCACCGGCGCGCACCACCCGAGCATCGCCCCGTACGGCCCGTTCCCGTGCGCGGACGGCGCCGTGCACCTCGCCGTGCAGAACGACCCGCAGTGGCGCCGGCTGTGCGCCCTCCTCGACCGACCGGACCTGGCCGACGACCCCCGGTTCGGCACCGTCAGCTCCCGCGTCGCCCACCGCGCCGCCCTGCACGCCGAACTCGACTTCGCCGCCTGGACGGCCGTCGACCTGATCGACGCGCTGGACCGCGCCGACGTCCCCGCCGCACGCACCCGCAGCGTCGCCGACCTGCCGGACCACCCCCAGCTCACCGCCCGCGACCGACTCGCCCACGTGCCGGTGCCCGACGGCGGCATCACCGTCCTCCGGCCGCCCGTCGACTCCACCGCCTGGGAGTGGACGCCCGGCTCGGTGCCCGCGCTCGGCGAGCACACCGACCACGTGCTGCGCGGGCTCGGCTACTCGGCGGAACGGATCGCGGAACTTCGGGCGCAGTCGGCGATCTGA
- a CDS encoding phytoene desaturase family protein: MDDYDVVVVGGGHNALVAAAYLARAGRTVLVLEKLDHVGGAAVSSEAFTGVQARLSRYSYLVSLLPNRIVADLGLRVSLRSRAASSYTPAGDLLVERDPGSATAASFRALTGSDAEFDRWRRWYSSLEALAGAVSSTMLEPLPSRADVRRRVDPELWDQVVERPLGEALESLFAHDVVRGVVATDALIGTHASLHDLKANRCFLYHVIGNGTGEWQVPVGGMGAVTGELARVAREAGVEIVTGAEVTRVDVDGVVGEVEYDGRTVGARFVLAGVAPSTLDRLRGRSSGVVAEGCQVKVNMLLERLPRFRSGVDARVAFAGTLHLDESYGQLESAYRESAAGRVPSVLPAEMYCHTLTDPSILAPELVSRGWHTLTLFGLHTPAGLFERDNVGLRGELVGRYLAGLNAYLEEPIESCLASDADGEPCLEARTPLDLEAELGLPRGNIFHDELAWPFAETEDEVGLWGVETDVANLFVCGAGARRGGGVSGIGGHNAAMAVLGRSA; this comes from the coding sequence GTGGATGACTACGACGTGGTGGTGGTCGGCGGCGGGCACAACGCGCTGGTGGCGGCGGCGTACCTGGCGCGGGCGGGACGCACGGTGCTGGTGCTGGAGAAGCTCGACCACGTCGGTGGCGCGGCCGTGAGCTCGGAGGCCTTCACTGGGGTTCAGGCGCGGTTGTCCCGGTACTCGTACCTGGTCAGCCTGCTGCCGAACCGGATCGTCGCGGATCTGGGGTTGCGGGTGTCGCTGCGGTCGCGGGCGGCGTCTTCCTACACGCCGGCGGGGGATCTGCTGGTGGAGCGCGATCCGGGTTCGGCGACGGCGGCGTCGTTCCGGGCGTTGACCGGTTCGGACGCGGAGTTCGACCGGTGGCGGCGGTGGTACTCGTCTTTGGAGGCGCTGGCGGGGGCGGTGTCGTCGACGATGTTGGAGCCGTTGCCGTCGCGTGCGGACGTTCGGCGGCGGGTCGACCCCGAGTTGTGGGACCAGGTCGTGGAACGGCCGTTGGGTGAGGCGTTGGAGTCGTTGTTCGCGCATGACGTGGTGCGCGGGGTGGTGGCTACTGACGCGTTGATCGGCACGCACGCGTCGTTGCACGACCTGAAGGCGAACCGGTGCTTCCTGTACCACGTGATCGGCAACGGCACGGGGGAGTGGCAGGTGCCGGTCGGCGGGATGGGCGCGGTGACGGGGGAGTTGGCGCGGGTGGCGCGTGAGGCCGGGGTGGAGATCGTCACCGGCGCCGAGGTCACGCGGGTGGACGTGGACGGTGTGGTGGGTGAGGTCGAGTACGACGGGCGCACGGTGGGCGCGCGTTTCGTGCTGGCGGGGGTGGCTCCGTCCACTTTGGACCGGTTGCGCGGTCGGTCTTCGGGGGTGGTGGCCGAGGGGTGCCAGGTGAAGGTGAACATGCTGCTGGAGCGGCTGCCGCGGTTCCGGAGCGGGGTGGACGCCCGGGTGGCGTTCGCGGGGACGTTGCACCTGGACGAGTCGTACGGGCAGTTGGAGTCGGCGTACCGGGAGAGCGCGGCGGGGCGGGTGCCGTCGGTGCTGCCGGCGGAGATGTACTGCCACACGTTGACCGATCCGTCGATCCTCGCGCCGGAGCTGGTGTCGCGGGGGTGGCACACGTTGACGTTGTTCGGGCTGCACACGCCGGCGGGGTTGTTCGAGCGGGACAACGTGGGGCTGCGGGGTGAGCTGGTGGGGCGGTACCTGGCCGGGTTGAACGCGTACCTGGAGGAGCCGATCGAGTCCTGCCTGGCTTCCGATGCCGACGGGGAGCCGTGTTTGGAGGCGCGGACACCGTTGGACCTGGAGGCGGAGCTGGGGCTGCCTCGGGGCAACATCTTCCACGACGAGCTGGCGTGGCCGTTCGCGGAGACGGAGGACGAGGTCGGCCTCTGGGGCGTGGAGACGGACGTGGCGAACCTGTTCGTGTGCGGGGCGGGGGCGCGGCGTGGCGGCGGGGTCAGCGGGATCGGCGGCCACAACGCGGCGATGGCGGTGCTGGGGCGGTCGGCCTGA
- the fdhD gene encoding formate dehydrogenase accessory sulfurtransferase FdhD, whose amino-acid sequence MGRVTVRRPVVTYARGTFRKRVDALAAEEPLELRVGGKALSVTMRTPGQDVELAHGFLLSEGVIGGLEDIAVARFCEGTGPDGMNTYNVLDLSLADGVAPPEVGVERNFYTTSSCGVCGKAALDAVKLKTRFSPAADTSTVDVKVLAALPDELRERQKVFASTGGLHAAGLFTTSGEALVVREDVGRHNAVDKVLGWAVLQNRIPLGGTVLMVSGRASFELVQKATMAGVPVLAAVSAPSSLAAELAEEQGVTLIGFLRGDSMNVYTCAERVVA is encoded by the coding sequence ATGGGGCGAGTCACGGTGCGTCGCCCAGTGGTGACCTACGCGCGAGGGACGTTCCGCAAGCGGGTCGACGCACTGGCCGCAGAGGAGCCGTTGGAACTGCGCGTAGGCGGCAAGGCGCTGAGCGTGACGATGCGCACGCCGGGCCAGGACGTGGAGCTGGCGCACGGCTTCCTGCTCAGCGAGGGCGTCATCGGCGGCTTGGAGGACATCGCCGTGGCGCGGTTCTGCGAGGGCACCGGGCCGGACGGCATGAACACGTACAACGTGCTGGACCTGAGCCTGGCCGACGGTGTCGCGCCGCCCGAGGTGGGCGTCGAGCGGAACTTCTACACGACCTCGTCCTGCGGCGTGTGCGGCAAGGCGGCGTTGGACGCGGTGAAGCTGAAGACCCGCTTCTCCCCCGCCGCCGACACGTCGACCGTCGACGTCAAGGTCCTGGCGGCGCTGCCGGACGAGCTGCGCGAGCGGCAGAAGGTGTTCGCCTCGACCGGTGGCCTGCACGCCGCCGGGTTGTTCACCACGTCAGGTGAGGCGCTGGTCGTGCGCGAGGACGTCGGCCGGCACAACGCGGTGGACAAGGTGCTCGGCTGGGCGGTCCTCCAGAACCGGATCCCGCTGGGCGGGACGGTGCTGATGGTGTCGGGACGGGCGTCGTTCGAGCTGGTGCAGAAGGCCACGATGGCCGGTGTGCCGGTGCTCGCCGCCGTGTCGGCGCCTTCGTCGCTGGCCGCCGAACTGGCCGAAGAGCAGGGCGTGACGTTGATCGGCTTCCTGCGCGGCGACTCGATGAACGTCTACACCTGCGCCGAGAGAGTCGTCGCGTGA
- a CDS encoding RBBP9/YdeN family alpha/beta hydrolase — MSLPHTLILHGLGGSGPTHWQNWLAGELAHHGGSVDLPQFSAPDSPELPVWLAELRSHLAAMPAAGSVERVVVAHSLAGLLWLHHAAGPFDEALRVDRVLLVAPPAPDFADEPLISEFLHPVLDPTAARRAAVSTRLVVGEGDPYCTLTQAKELAEALRIDLDVIVGGAHLNADAGYGPWSAVLKWVRSGRVPLTPR; from the coding sequence TTGTCCCTCCCGCACACGCTGATCCTGCACGGCCTGGGTGGATCCGGGCCGACGCACTGGCAGAACTGGCTGGCAGGTGAACTGGCCCACCACGGTGGGTCGGTGGACCTGCCCCAGTTCAGCGCCCCCGACTCACCGGAGCTGCCGGTGTGGTTGGCGGAGCTGCGGTCGCACCTGGCCGCCATGCCCGCGGCCGGTTCGGTCGAACGCGTGGTCGTCGCGCACTCGTTGGCCGGGCTGTTGTGGCTGCACCACGCGGCCGGGCCGTTCGACGAGGCGCTGCGGGTGGACCGGGTGCTGCTGGTCGCCCCGCCCGCGCCGGACTTCGCCGACGAGCCGTTGATCTCCGAGTTCCTGCACCCCGTGCTCGATCCGACGGCGGCGCGGCGGGCGGCGGTGTCGACCCGACTGGTGGTCGGCGAGGGTGATCCGTACTGCACGTTGACGCAGGCCAAGGAGTTGGCCGAGGCGTTGCGGATCGACTTGGACGTCATCGTGGGCGGCGCGCACCTCAACGCGGACGCCGGGTACGGGCCGTGGAGCGCCGTGCTGAAGTGGGTCCGCAGCGGCCGCGTGCCGCTCACGCCGCGCTGA
- a CDS encoding DUF2238 domain-containing protein, with translation MTRGHWSSLGAFLVLLAITWWQPLWPGEQALHTSLTVVGLVALAWVQRRHPLPLGSWLLVLLFLSLHTVAARWLYSSVPYDMWTDAVFGFRLSEVFSWQRNHFDRLVHFTYGLCLAGIVVGRLGWLRTLEVVVSTSAVYELFEWGIALALAPDLAEAYNGQQGDMWDAHKDMALALLGGVVSLALAATRTRRR, from the coding sequence ATGACGAGGGGGCACTGGTCGTCGTTAGGCGCGTTCCTGGTCCTTCTGGCGATCACGTGGTGGCAGCCGCTGTGGCCGGGTGAACAGGCGCTGCACACGTCGCTGACCGTGGTGGGGCTGGTCGCGCTGGCCTGGGTGCAGCGCCGCCACCCGCTGCCGCTGGGCTCGTGGCTGCTCGTGCTGCTGTTCCTGTCCCTGCACACGGTCGCCGCGCGCTGGCTGTACTCGTCGGTCCCGTACGACATGTGGACGGACGCGGTGTTCGGGTTCCGGCTGTCGGAGGTGTTCTCCTGGCAGCGCAACCACTTCGACCGGCTGGTGCACTTCACGTACGGGCTGTGCCTGGCCGGGATCGTGGTGGGCCGGCTCGGGTGGCTGCGGACGCTGGAAGTGGTGGTGTCGACGAGCGCGGTCTACGAGTTGTTCGAGTGGGGCATCGCGCTGGCGCTCGCGCCGGACTTGGCCGAGGCGTACAACGGCCAGCAGGGCGACATGTGGGACGCGCACAAGGACATGGCGCTGGCGTTGCTGGGCGGCGTCGTCAGCCTGGCGCTCGCCGCCACGCGAACCCGACGCCGGTAA